In the genome of Rhodamnia argentea isolate NSW1041297 chromosome 3, ASM2092103v1, whole genome shotgun sequence, one region contains:
- the LOC115750431 gene encoding uncharacterized protein LOC115750431 isoform X2, giving the protein MSLSAAFGERLEQLDRTRNERLSLLQAERELQAAKSLVLESKRAGMRSMEERCLRLERSLALQSLKISALESEIAALDAKYNNNVQQLRALKCDVEELEEVEKEKEGFYRARTSEMKDFKESTNRFIVDCHIRVEELRDELNGKLQKQFEITLLK; this is encoded by the exons ATGTCGCTTTCTGCCGCTTTCGGCGAGAGGCTGGAACAACTGGACCGGACCAGGAACGAgcgcctctctctcctccag GCGGAGAGAGAACTGCAAGCCGCCAAATCGCTGGTCCTGGAGTCGAAGCGTGCGGGCATGAGGTCAATGGAGGAGAGGTGCTTGAGGCTCGAGCGGAGCCTGGCTTTGCAGAGCTTGAAGATCTCGGCTCTCGAATCTGAGATTGCCGCTCTCGATGCCAAGTATAACAACAATGTGCAGCAATTGAG GGCATTGAAGTGCGACGTTGAGGAGCTCGAGGAggtggagaaggagaaagagggTTTCTACCGAGCTCGGACCAGTGAAATGAAGGATTTTAAAGAATCTACAAACAGATTCATTGTGGATTGCCACATTCGCGTAGAGGAATTAAGAGATGAACTAAATGGG AAACTACAGAAGCAATTTGAAATTACCTTGTTAAAGTAG
- the LOC115750431 gene encoding uncharacterized protein LOC115750431 isoform X1 — MSLSAAFGERLEQLDRTRNERLSLLQAERELQAAKSLVLESKRAGMRSMEERCLRLERSLALQSLKISALESEIAALDAKYNNNVQQLRALKCDVEELEEVEKEKEGFYRARTSEMKDFKESTNRFIVDCHIRVEELRDELNGVKEKLSIFGSAK, encoded by the exons ATGTCGCTTTCTGCCGCTTTCGGCGAGAGGCTGGAACAACTGGACCGGACCAGGAACGAgcgcctctctctcctccag GCGGAGAGAGAACTGCAAGCCGCCAAATCGCTGGTCCTGGAGTCGAAGCGTGCGGGCATGAGGTCAATGGAGGAGAGGTGCTTGAGGCTCGAGCGGAGCCTGGCTTTGCAGAGCTTGAAGATCTCGGCTCTCGAATCTGAGATTGCCGCTCTCGATGCCAAGTATAACAACAATGTGCAGCAATTGAG GGCATTGAAGTGCGACGTTGAGGAGCTCGAGGAggtggagaaggagaaagagggTTTCTACCGAGCTCGGACCAGTGAAATGAAGGATTTTAAAGAATCTACAAACAGATTCATTGTGGATTGCCACATTCGCGTAGAGGAATTAAGAGATGAACTAAATGGGGTAAAAGAGAAGCTCTCTATCTTTGGATCTGCAAAATGA
- the LOC115750431 gene encoding uncharacterized protein LOC115750431 isoform X4, protein MSLSAAFGERLEQLDRTRNERLSLLQAERELQAAKSLVLESKRAGMRSMEERCLRLERSLALQSLKISALESEIAALDAKYNNNVQQLRALKCDVEELEEVEKEKEGFYRARTSEMKDFKESTNRFIVDCHIRVEELRDELNGL, encoded by the exons ATGTCGCTTTCTGCCGCTTTCGGCGAGAGGCTGGAACAACTGGACCGGACCAGGAACGAgcgcctctctctcctccag GCGGAGAGAGAACTGCAAGCCGCCAAATCGCTGGTCCTGGAGTCGAAGCGTGCGGGCATGAGGTCAATGGAGGAGAGGTGCTTGAGGCTCGAGCGGAGCCTGGCTTTGCAGAGCTTGAAGATCTCGGCTCTCGAATCTGAGATTGCCGCTCTCGATGCCAAGTATAACAACAATGTGCAGCAATTGAG GGCATTGAAGTGCGACGTTGAGGAGCTCGAGGAggtggagaaggagaaagagggTTTCTACCGAGCTCGGACCAGTGAAATGAAGGATTTTAAAGAATCTACAAACAGATTCATTGTGGATTGCCACATTCGCGTAGAGGAATTAAGAGATGAACTAAATGGG
- the LOC115750431 gene encoding uncharacterized protein LOC115750431 isoform X3 — protein MSLSAAFGERLEQLDRTRNERLSLLQAERELQAAKSLVLESKRAGMRSMEERCLRLERSLALQSLKISALESEIAALDAKYNNNVQQLRALKCDVEELEEVEKEKEGFYRARTSEMKDFKESTNRFIVDCHIRVEELRDELNGEVHV, from the exons ATGTCGCTTTCTGCCGCTTTCGGCGAGAGGCTGGAACAACTGGACCGGACCAGGAACGAgcgcctctctctcctccag GCGGAGAGAGAACTGCAAGCCGCCAAATCGCTGGTCCTGGAGTCGAAGCGTGCGGGCATGAGGTCAATGGAGGAGAGGTGCTTGAGGCTCGAGCGGAGCCTGGCTTTGCAGAGCTTGAAGATCTCGGCTCTCGAATCTGAGATTGCCGCTCTCGATGCCAAGTATAACAACAATGTGCAGCAATTGAG GGCATTGAAGTGCGACGTTGAGGAGCTCGAGGAggtggagaaggagaaagagggTTTCTACCGAGCTCGGACCAGTGAAATGAAGGATTTTAAAGAATCTACAAACAGATTCATTGTGGATTGCCACATTCGCGTAGAGGAATTAAGAGATGAACTAAATGGG
- the LOC115750430 gene encoding lactosylceramide 4-alpha-galactosyltransferase: MCDLARSTIRTARSVRRSVLDFLHLLPTSFFALLLLLLLGYNAASIFSVRVPSDPLQRLPPSSPSASASKMTSSNVMYAIREENPPLVSKTHLALLQKDEILVRPINSSLASRPEKWRRRPKHGPRTLRFGAQSRGFAAKVNNFFGTCKVRFFMTWISPLESFGERELFTVESLFNSHPDGCLVIVSSSLDSNKGSGILRPFRDKGHKVIAISPNFGYLLKDTPAQLWFQRLRRGNLDPGEVALGQNLSNLLRLVLLYKFGGVYIDTDVIVLKSLSQLRNVIGAQTLDLETGNWSRLNNAVLVFDKSHPLLFKFIEEFALTFDGNKWGHNGPYLVSRVISRVSGRPGYNFAVLPPPAFYPVDWSRVRSLFRGPRGQLHSKWLHNKLRHIGRQSYAVHLWNKQSRKLRVERGSIVDHLMLDCCIFCNKSVSNL; this comes from the coding sequence ATGTGCGACCTCGCGAGGAGCACAATTCGCACTGCGCGGAGCGTCCGAAGATCTGTTCTCGACTTCCTCCACCTCTTGCCCACTTCCTTCTTTGCTCTGCTTCTGTTGCTCCTCTTGGGTTACAATGCCGCGTCCATATTCTCCGTTCGAGTCCCCAGCGACCCGCTTCAGAGACTGCCTCCTTCTTCACCTTCGGCTTCGGCTTCCAAGATGACTTCCAGCAATGTCATGTACGCCATTCGGGAAGAGAACCCGCCTCTGGTCTCGAAGACCCATTTGGCCCTTCTGCAGAAAGATGAGATTTTAGTCAGACCCATCAACAGTTCTCTGGCGTCGAGGCCAGAGAAATGGCGTCGCAGACCCAAGCATGGGCCTAGAACGCTGCGCTTTGGCGCTCAGTCAAGAGGGTTCGCGGCGAAAGTGAATAACTTCTTTGGGACTTGCAAGGTGCGGTTCTTCATGACTTGGATTAGCCCGCTGGAGTCATTTGGTGAGAGAGAGTTGTTCACAGTCGAGAGCCTGTTCAATTCCCACCCAGATGGTTGTTTGGTGATCGTCTCGAGCTCATTGGATTCGAACAAGGGGAGCGGGATTTTGAGGCCATTTCGGGATAAGGGTCACAAAGTGATCGCAATTTCACCCAATTTCGGGTACCTGCTCAAGGACACTCCTGCTCAATTGTGGTTTCAGAGGTTGAGAAGAGGGAATTTGGATCCTGGTGAGGTTGCTCTGGGTCAAAACCTCTCTAATCTGCTCAGGCTTGTCTTGCTGTATAAATTTGGTGGGGTATACATAGACACCGATGTCATAGTTCTGAAGAGCCTGTCCCAACTGAGGAATGTGATTGGGGCCCAAACGCTTGACCTCGAGACCGGAAACTGGAGCAGGCTGAACAATGCGGTGCTGGTGTTCGACAAGAGCCACCCGCTGCTCTTCAAGTTCATCGAGGAATTCGCGCTCACGTTCGACGGCAACAAGTGGGGCCACAACGGGCCATACCTGGTGTCGAGGGTCATCTCGAGGGTGAGCGGGCGGCCCGGGTACAACTTCGCCGTGCTGCCGCCGCCGGCGTTCTACCCGGTAGACTGGAGCCGGGTCCGGAGCCTCTTCAGGGGGCCTCGAGGTCAGCTGCACTCCAAGTGGCTGCACAACAAGCTGAGGCACATAGGGAGGCAGAGCTACGCGGTTCACTTGTGGAATAAGCAGAGCAGGAAGCTCAGGGTGGAGAGAGGAAGCATAGTTGATCACCTGATGCTAGATTGCTGCATCTTCTGCAATAAATCAGTGTCCAATCTGTAG
- the LOC115750429 gene encoding protein RTF1 homolog encodes MADLENLLLEAAGRTNGRGKNKQSLPPSRRRREGSYSDHGSDSRDDESDDNRGYSSRKPSGSQVPLKKRYERDDDQGSLEEGDDDYGGSDRRGDSSDESDVGSDLYKNEDDRQQLAKLSELEREMILAERAEKMTNKSMAKNLRKDRKTSQSRKETPPLASRGRSSSRSADRAAAKDEALNELRAKRLKQQDPEAHRKLRDGSRGSSANRDLSSVKRKAFPASSLSSSSRSESESRSDSEDEASTGDGLVDSDDDRALPGSETLKFEDVKEITVRRSKLAKWFMEPFFEELIVGCFVRVGIGMSKSRQPIYRLCIVRNVDASDSDRQYKLENKMTHKYLNVVWGNESSAARWQMAMVSDSPPLEEEFNQWVREVERSGGRMPSKQDVLEKKEAIKKTNTFVYSAATVKQMLQEKKSASSRPMNIAAEKDRLRRELEIAQYNEDEAEVKRIKEKLQQLEATRQAQKTDEKAIKLAEMNRKNRAENFKNASELKPVNQSLKAGEAGYDPFSRRWTRSRNYYVSRANGGNEAGGANDIGNVAAVVAESNGSGPVVSEAGVEATAEALEAAADAGKLVDTSAPVDQGTESNMLHNFELPISLNVLRKFGGAQGALAGFMARKQRIEATVGCRVPENDGRRHVLTLTVSDYKRRRGLL; translated from the coding sequence ATGGCGGACTTGGAAAATTTGCTGCTCGAGGCAGCTGGGAGAACCAATGGGAGAGGAAAGAATAAGCAATCATTGCCGCCATCAAGGAGGAGGCGCGAGGGCTCATATTCTGATCACGGAAGCGACTCCAGGGACGATGAGTCCGATGATAATCGGGGTTATTCAAGCAGGAAGCCGTCTGGGTCTCAGGTCCCTTTGAAGAAAAGATATGAAAGGGACGATGATCAAGGAAGTTTAGaagaaggcgatgatgattatGGGGGGTCGGATCGCAGGGGCGACAGTAGTGATGAGTCTGATGTTGGCAGCGACTTATACAAGAATGAAGATGATCGTCAACAGCTTGCAAAATTGTCTGAACTTGAAAGAGAGATGATTTTGGCTGAACGAGCAGAAAAGATGACGAATAAAAGCATGGCGAAAAATTTGAGGAAGGATAGGAAGACCTCTCAGTCGCGAAAGGAGACACCACCTCTTGCGTCACGTGGACGCTCATCATCTAGATCTGCTGACAGAGCAGCTGCCAAGGATGAAGCTTTAAACGAACTGAGAGCAAAAAGGTTAAAGCAGCAAGACCCGGAGGCTCACCGTAAACTGAGAGATGGATCTAGAGGAAGTTCTGCTAACCGAGATTTATCATCAGTCAAGAGAAAAGCCTTCCCTGCTTCAAGTCTGAGTAGTTCGAGCCGGAGTGAGAGCGAAAGTCGGTCTGACAGTGAAGATGAGGCATCAACTGGTGATGGACTGGTTGACAGCGATGATGACAGGGCACTGCCTGGTTCAGAGACACTGAAATTTGAGGATGTTAAAGAAATTACAGTTCGGAGGTCAAAACTGGCAAAGTGGTTTATGGAGCCCTTTTTCGAGGAATTAATTGTTGGTTGCTTCGTAAGGGTCGGAATAGGAATGTCAAAAAGCAGACAACCAATCTATCGACTCTGCATTGTCCGGAATGTTGATGCCTCAGATTCAGATCGACAGTATAAGCTAGAAAACAAAATGACGCACAAGTACTTAAATGTTGTGTGGGGGAATGAAAGCTCCGCAGCTAGGTGGCAGATGGCAATGGTTTCAGATTCCCCACCACTTGAGGAGGAGTTTAATCAGTGGGTTAGAGAGGTGGAGAGGAGCGGTGGACGGATGCCTAGCAAACAGGATGTGTTGGAAAAGAAGGAGGCCATCAAGAAAACTAACACATTTGTTTACTCAGCTGCTACAGTGAAGCAGATGTTGCAGGAGAAAAAATCGGCCTCATCAAGGCCAATGAATATTGCAGCTGAGAAGGATAGGCTGAGGAGAGAATTGGAAATTGCACAGTACAACGAAGATGAGGCAGAAGTCAAACGGATCAAAGAGAAACTTCAGCAATTGGAGGCCACTCGACAAGCTCAGAAGACCGATGAAAAGGCTATTAAGCTTGCTGAGATGAACAGAAAGAACAGGGCTGAGAATTTCAAGAATGCCTCAGAATTGAAGCCTGTGAATCAGTCCCTAAAAGCTGGAGAGGCTGGGTATGATCCCTTTTCAAGAAGATGGACCAGGTCAAGGAATTACTATGTCTCTAGGGCGAATGGAGGAAATGAGGCTGGAGGTGCCAATGACATTGGTAATGTTGCGGCCGTGGTTGCTGAGAGCAATGGGTCGGGCCCGGTTGTGTCAGAAGCCGGTGTGGAGGCAACAGCTGAGGCCCTTGAGGCTGCAGCTGATGCTGGGAAATTGGTTGATACGAGCGCACCAGTAGATCAGGGCACTGAATCAAATATGTTGCACAACTTCGAACTTCCGATCTCGTTGAATGTACTTCGGAAGTTTGGTGGGGCCCAAGGAGCATTAGCTGGTTTCATGGCTAGAAAACAGAGGATTGAAGCAACAGTTGGATGCCGTGTGCCTGAGAATGATGGTAGGCGGCATGTGTTGACATTGACAGTTAGTGACTATAAGAGACGGAGAGGGCTCCTCTGA